One Denticeps clupeoides chromosome 3, fDenClu1.1, whole genome shotgun sequence DNA window includes the following coding sequences:
- the LOC114785237 gene encoding uncharacterized protein LOC114785237 isoform X5 gives MRRIQPFTIGTKLSIPTESKCPECVEAYLPAPAVDSCKVKDHRDDGTQAEPQNSPSPVELSQEDSCREDISDSPTASSRSIKKIAICTNAETQLDRPDAVAEKKNTTTDNINNSKNPRSSPSAENTQLKHPDETSQSQKRDLKDFENSLIQLTTSLEDDPQGIIRDQTSHVIFHLDKLEESQHMEELIYKPWLKLRALLKYYHKDLMLALDVSSFYQQADNIIWTINSRRSSNVMEAEKDPDLQEITSQIRMLNEAASRLSNLHPTLATRVTRKQAEVKQSWVQLQETLRKQRPEVPVQGLSNEECDILTVDHDGVGVMGKDIKEEQNRLRGFESTQHPNERVTAMSSCEERPPRSYASTTETSSTQEEAIPEEHENKDQMTGASPVSRRDEDKPFTWLEESTKSARKTLSWLRNNIGVDIGQDSKHGEDPAGEKIEELLEQVEVLWDLLKRPQGSTETDEAEPKQAKLTGEEMEEELVQVQPEPSQHHQATDLPSDVGEYDSGMLTKFLERLEETDSHGMWQVSHDAKDQQRCINATVDESPEVHMDLNQAGECKRQPSYHDPGTAELMNLLSILTLRINQHLSRCAELSMDIMDMETDIAVRCEPDFVGLEGLQEQQDDLEVDYHVIEGDVEELERLAARLQALPPPRSLDLGEEVQVTLQAWEEVGRSMAENRGRLIKFRHLRNFFENYLSMIAWSEKARSCMFSGDAAQHQSSDECSDMDVSIDLKMEEFRQLSATGQRLIDDGYRLASTIRERTEELQSMLRWIQDNWRAQKYQKDPTKRTLNPKESSLPSTPQKDTQATALDFLSLNTVETTVHLATGQPTAEGPSGHKEQRGSALPKLSSLPSKSTKSSLGNRICLILSFDEQAEGISQVQKPSESGEISEATHRVSTYLHVTDSGKVSEEDPAKDQWPSVSSSSSSSSSCSASSSSSTCSIPEISTIFIPTLSKMSATPPTPNDGTKRGRSHSLADLRRATSPSNAAARRTNTWPMGRSRTTRRPVNGELQVYVKSSALLKDAADALKPSTVFNNGVHRPTENADGQAKKRCCYLSLGSTLSFSLPKGLGQAASFHGYKAGSPLKAEEEEEEDLTNNALLEQHRPTALHTLGHVSSQPSRQKQFLLSPVEEVRHETLWQDPADFARQTKMDCQTSPSMAPTQPKFTPAINCINESPENVHTMKVEDLPGQIYTHLPCCTISLPNHTSTSVPQAHHKCLSIHTKVKDLNGHIYHPPKSTKFNTTDYQAASVRGLSINREESVAMSSFHKPTRVIVCADVTCDVCAGGHKSVNSSTLQDGVQSNRVEDFQPGHWEFEEEEEELKGIWNGHGAQNDGLDICPKNMTQFTQEMPSRGIGDTPKEPSLQHPHPKSTYSGTEGRSDIFTSNERLGSGASAENQATWRQTSGCSSAEFTGGGIAAWQTRPLAGDHSQATQASFYPSSGGCQRL, from the exons ATGAGAAGAATTCAGCCGTTCACCATTGGGACCAAATTGTCCATCCCGACCGAGTCCAAATGTCCAGAGTGTGTTGAAGCTTATCTGCCTGCTCCAGCTGTGGACAGCTGCAAGGTGAAGGACCACAGGGATGATGGGACTCAAGCTGAACCTCAGAACAGCCCTTCACCTGTGGAGCTCAGCCAGGAGGACAGTTGCCGAGAGGACATCTCCGATTCGCCAACGGCCTCCTCCAGGTCCATCAAGAAGATAGCAATCTGTACCAACGCTGAGACGCAACTGGACCGTCCAGACGCTgtggcagagaaaaaaaatacgaCAAcagacaacatcaacaacagcaAGAACCCCAGATCGTCACCATCTGCTGAAAACACCCAGCTGAAG CACCCAGATGAGACGTCCCAGAGCCAGAAACGAGACCTCAAGGACTTTGAGAACTCGCTCATACAACTGACCACAAGCTTGGAG GATGATCCCCAAGGCATCATTAGGGACCAAACCAGTCACGTGATCTTTCACCTGGACAAATTAGAGGAATCGCAGCATATGGAAGAGCTCATCTACAAACC CTGGCTGAAGTTGAGAGCCCTCCTGAAGTACTATCACAAGGACCTGATGCTGGCCCTGGACGTGTCCTCTTTTTACCAGCAGGCGGACAACATCATATGGACCATCAACAGTAGG aggagCAGTAACGTCATGGAAGCTGAGAAAGACCCTGACCTCCAGGAGATAACCAGCCAAATCAGA ATGCTGAACGAGGCGGCGTCTCGGCTGTCGAACCTCCACCCAACCCTGGCCACCAGAGTGACACGCAAGCAGGCCGAGGTGAAGCAGAGCTGGGTGCAGCTCCAGGAGACCCTCCG AAAACAGAGGCCCGAGGTCCCTGTCCAAGGACTCAGCAATGAGGAGTGCGACATTTTGACTGTGGATCACGATGGGGTTGGAGTTATGGGAAAAGACATCAAAGAGGAGCAGAACCGCCTCAGGGGATTTGAG AGCACTCAACACCCTAACGAGAGGGTGACAGCGATGAGCTCATGTGAAGAACGTCCCCCAAGAAGTTACGCTTCAACCACAGAAACCAGCAGCACTCAAGAGGAAGCCATCCCAGAGGAACACGAGAA CAAGGACCAGATGACTGGCGCAAGCCCTGTATCGCGGCGGGATGAAGACAAACCCTTCACGTGGCTTGAGGAATCCACCAAATCGGCTAGAAAG ACCCTATCCTGGTTGAGGAACAATATTGGAGTGGACATTGGCCAGGACTCAAAGCACGGTGAGGATCCGGCTGGTGAAAAGATTGAAGAGCTCTTGGAGCAAGTTGAGGTTTTGTGGGATCTGCTGAAAAGACCCCAGGGGAGCACAGAGACCGACGAAGCCGAGCCAAAGCAGGCCAAACTGACGGGGGAGGAGATGGAAGAGGAGTTGGTTCAGGTGCAGCCTGAGCCCAGCCAGCATCACCAAGCAACAGATCTCCCGAGTGATGTTGGGGAGTATGATTCCGGAATGCTGACGAAATTCTTGGAACGTTTGGAAGAAACAGACAGCCATGGAATGTGGCAG GTTTCTCATGATGCCAAGGATCAGCAACGCTGCATAAATGCCACTGTAGATGAGTCCCCTGAGGTGCACATGGATTTGAACCAAGCAGGAGAGTGCAAAAGACAGCCCTCGTATCATGACCCAGGAACTGCAGAACTAATGAACCTG CTGTCCATTCTCACACTGCGGATCAACCAGCACCTGTCTCGCTGTGCAGAGCTCAGCATGGACATCATGGACATGGAGACGGACATAGCTGTCCGGTGTGAACCTGATTTTGTTGGGCTAGAGGGCCTACAGGAACAACAAGATGATCTGGAG GTTGACTACCATGTTATTGAGGGAGATGTTGAGGAGTTGGAAAGACTGGCCGCTCGGCTGCAGGCTTTACCCCCACCGCGGTCACTGGATCTGGGAGAAGAGGTTCAGGTGACACTTCAGGCCTGGGAGGAAGTTGGCCGCAGCATGGCAGAGAACCGGGGACGCTTGATCAAGTTTAGGCACCTGCGGAACTTTTTTGAGAACTACCTATCAATGAT CGCATGGTCAGAGAAAGCACGTTCCTGCATGTTTTCTGGAGATGCTGCACAGCACCAGTCCAGTGACGAATGTTCAGACATGGACGTTAGTATCGATCTGAAGATGGAGGAGTTTCGGCAGCTTTCTGCAACTGGACAGAGGCTGATTGATGATGGTTATCGCCTGGCTTCAACT AtaagagagagaacagaggagcTACAAAGCATGCTGAGATGGATTCAGGATAATTGGAGGGCCCAGAAATACCAGAAGGACCCGACAAAGAGGACATTAAATCCCAAGGAGAGCAGCCTTCCCTCAACTCCCCAGAAAGACACCCAGGCAACAGCACTAGATTTCCTGTCTTTGAACACAGTGGAAACAACTGTTCATCTCGCAACAGGCCAGCCCACTGCTGAAGGCCCATCAGGACACAAGGAGCAGAGGGGTTCTGCTTTACCAAAACTGTCCAGCCTTCCCTCGAAATCGACAAAATCTTCTCTCGGGAACAGGATCTGCCTTATCTTGAGTTTCGACGAACAGGCTGAAGGCATCAGCCAGGTGCAAAAACCTTCAGAGTCAGGAGAAATCTCCGAGGCCACACACAGG GTTAGCACATATCTTCATGTCACCGACAGTGGTAAAGTATCTGAGGAGGATCCGGCAAAGGACCAATGGCCATCGGtatcatcttcctcctcctcttcatcttcatgctCAGCATCCTCGTCCTCGTCGACCTGCTCCATACCTGAAATCAGTACCATCTTCATCCCCACTCTGTCCAAGATGTCTGCTACCCCTCCAACCCCAAACGATGGAACAAAaagggggcggagtcacagtCTAGCTGATTTGCGCAGAGCTACATCGCCATCCAATGCAGCCGCACGCCGCACCAATACCTGGCCAATGGGAAGGAGTAGAACCACGAGAAGACCAGTCAATGGCGAGCTGCAGGTTTACGTCAAATCAAGCGCTCTGTTAAAGGATGCGGCAGACGCGCTGAAACCAAGCACTGTTTTCAACAACGGCGTCCACAGGCCCACAGAGAATGCGGACGGGCAAGCGAAGAAGCGCTGCTGTTATCTGTCTCTAGGCTCAACTTTGAGTTTCAGCTTGCCCAAAGGTCTGGGACAGGCGGCCAGTTTTCATGGTTATAAAGCTGGCAGCCCCCTgaaggcagaagaagaagaagaagaagaccttACGAACAATGCACTCTTAGAACAACACAGGCCAACAGCCCTGCACACACTCGGTCACGTGTCATCTCAGCCTTCCAGACAAAAGCAGTTTCTTCTAAGCCCTGTGGAGGAAGTGAGGCATGAGACATTGTGGCAAGATCCAGCAGATTTTGCCCGTCAAACCAAGATGGACTGCCAAACTAGCCCTAGCATGGCCCCCACACAGCCAAAGTTCACACCTGCCATTAACTGTATTAATGAAAGTCCTGAAAATGTCCACACTATGAAAGTTGAAGACCTTCCCGGTCAAATCTATACCCATTTGCCTTGTTGCACCATCAGCCTTCCAAACCACACAAGCACCTCAGTACCACAGGCTCACCATAAGTGTCTGAGCATTCACACTAAAGTTAAAGACCTTAATGGCCATATTTATCATCCGCCGAAGAGCACGAAGTTTAATACAACGGATTACCAAGCTGCGTCAGTAAGAGGCTTGTCCATTAACCGGGAGGAATCTGTCGCGATGTCGAGTTTTCATAAGCCGACCCGCGTCATTGTCTGTGCTGATGTGACCTGCGATGTGTGTGCCGGTGGTCATAAGTCGGTGAATTCTAGCACGTTACAGGATGGAGTCCAAAGCAACAGAGTGGAGGACTTCCAGCCAGGCCACTGGGagtttgaagaagaagaagaggagctaAAGGGAATCTGGAACGGCCACGGGGCTCAGAATGATGGCCTGGATATTTGTCCCAAAAACATGACCCAGTTCACTCAAGAAATGCCAAGCCGTGGTATAGGAGACACGCCCAAAGAGCCATCGCTTCAACATCCACATCCCAAATCCACGTATTCAGGAACCGAGGGAAGGTCAGACATCTTCACCTCGAACGAAAGGCTGGGCTCAGGAGCTTCAGCAGAGAACCAGGCAACATGGCGTCAGACCAGCGGGTGCTCCTCAGCAGAGTTCACAG GGGGCGGCATAGCAGCGTGGCAGACAAGGCCATTGGCCGGCGACCATTCACAAGCAACACAAGCATCATTTTATCCAAGCAGCGGTGGCTGTCAGAGATTATGa
- the LOC114785237 gene encoding uncharacterized protein LOC114785237 isoform X3, protein MRRIQPFTIGTKLSIPTESKCPECVEAYLPAPAVDSCKVKDHRDDGTQAEPQNSPSPVELSQEDSCREDISDSPTASSRSIKKIAICTNAETQLDRPDAVAEKKNTTTDNINNSKNPRSSPSAENTQLKAEAWIKRKLRDLKCGYSIPVCTPQHPDETSQSQKRDLKDFENSLIQLTTSLEQDDPQGIIRDQTSHVIFHLDKLEESQHMEELIYKPWLKLRALLKYYHKDLMLALDVSSFYQQADNIIWTINSRRSSNVMEAEKDPDLQEITSQIRMLNEAASRLSNLHPTLATRVTRKQAEVKQSWVQLQETLRKQRPEVPVQGLSNEECDILTVDHDGVGVMGKDIKEEQNRLRGFESTQHPNERVTAMSSCEERPPRSYASTTETSSTQEEAIPEEHENKDQMTGASPVSRRDEDKPFTWLEESTKSARKTLSWLRNNIGVDIGQDSKHGEDPAGEKIEELLEQVEVLWDLLKRPQGSTETDEAEPKQAKLTGEEMEEELVQVQPEPSQHHQATDLPSDVGEYDSGMLTKFLERLEETDSHGMWQVSHDAKDQQRCINATVDESPEVHMDLNQAGECKRQPSYHDPGTAELMNLLSILTLRINQHLSRCAELSMDIMDMETDIAVRCEPDFVGLEGLQEQQDDLEVDYHVIEGDVEELERLAARLQALPPPRSLDLGEEVQVTLQAWEEVGRSMAENRGRLIKFRHLRNFFENYLSMIAWSEKARSCMFSGDAAQHQSSDECSDMDVSIDLKMEEFRQLSATGQRLIDDGYRLASTIRERTEELQSMLRWIQDNWRAQKYQKDPTKRTLNPKESSLPSTPQKDTQATALDFLSLNTVETTVHLATGQPTAEGPSGHKEQRGSALPKLSSLPSKSTKSSLGNRICLILSFDEQAEGISQVQKPSESGEISEATHRVSTYLHVTDSGKVSEEDPAKDQWPSVSSSSSSSSSCSASSSSSTCSIPEISTIFIPTLSKMSATPPTPNDGTKRGRSHSLADLRRATSPSNAAARRTNTWPMGRSRTTRRPVNGELQVYVKSSALLKDAADALKPSTVFNNGVHRPTENADGQAKKRCCYLSLGSTLSFSLPKGLGQAASFHGYKAGSPLKAEEEEEEDLTNNALLEQHRPTALHTLGHVSSQPSRQKQFLLSPVEEVRHETLWQDPADFARQTKMDCQTSPSMAPTQPKFTPAINCINESPENVHTMKVEDLPGQIYTHLPCCTISLPNHTSTSVPQAHHKCLSIHTKVKDLNGHIYHPPKSTKFNTTDYQAASVRGLSINREESVAMSSFHKPTRVIVCADVTCDVCAGGHKSVNSSTLQDGVQSNRVEDFQPGHWEFEEEEEELKGIWNGHGAQNDGLDICPKNMTQFTQEMPSRGIGDTPKEPSLQHPHPKSTYSGTEGRSDIFTSNERLGSGASAENQATWRQTSGCSSAEFTGARSRLVQEEPVVFTLSLNV, encoded by the exons ATGAGAAGAATTCAGCCGTTCACCATTGGGACCAAATTGTCCATCCCGACCGAGTCCAAATGTCCAGAGTGTGTTGAAGCTTATCTGCCTGCTCCAGCTGTGGACAGCTGCAAGGTGAAGGACCACAGGGATGATGGGACTCAAGCTGAACCTCAGAACAGCCCTTCACCTGTGGAGCTCAGCCAGGAGGACAGTTGCCGAGAGGACATCTCCGATTCGCCAACGGCCTCCTCCAGGTCCATCAAGAAGATAGCAATCTGTACCAACGCTGAGACGCAACTGGACCGTCCAGACGCTgtggcagagaaaaaaaatacgaCAAcagacaacatcaacaacagcaAGAACCCCAGATCGTCACCATCTGCTGAAAACACCCAGCTGAAG GCTGAAGCATGGATTAAAAGGAAGTTACGAGATTTGAAGTGTGGTTACAGCATCCCAGTGTGTACCCCTCAGCACCCAGATGAGACGTCCCAGAGCCAGAAACGAGACCTCAAGGACTTTGAGAACTCGCTCATACAACTGACCACAAGCTTGGAG CAGGATGATCCCCAAGGCATCATTAGGGACCAAACCAGTCACGTGATCTTTCACCTGGACAAATTAGAGGAATCGCAGCATATGGAAGAGCTCATCTACAAACC CTGGCTGAAGTTGAGAGCCCTCCTGAAGTACTATCACAAGGACCTGATGCTGGCCCTGGACGTGTCCTCTTTTTACCAGCAGGCGGACAACATCATATGGACCATCAACAGTAGG aggagCAGTAACGTCATGGAAGCTGAGAAAGACCCTGACCTCCAGGAGATAACCAGCCAAATCAGA ATGCTGAACGAGGCGGCGTCTCGGCTGTCGAACCTCCACCCAACCCTGGCCACCAGAGTGACACGCAAGCAGGCCGAGGTGAAGCAGAGCTGGGTGCAGCTCCAGGAGACCCTCCG AAAACAGAGGCCCGAGGTCCCTGTCCAAGGACTCAGCAATGAGGAGTGCGACATTTTGACTGTGGATCACGATGGGGTTGGAGTTATGGGAAAAGACATCAAAGAGGAGCAGAACCGCCTCAGGGGATTTGAG AGCACTCAACACCCTAACGAGAGGGTGACAGCGATGAGCTCATGTGAAGAACGTCCCCCAAGAAGTTACGCTTCAACCACAGAAACCAGCAGCACTCAAGAGGAAGCCATCCCAGAGGAACACGAGAA CAAGGACCAGATGACTGGCGCAAGCCCTGTATCGCGGCGGGATGAAGACAAACCCTTCACGTGGCTTGAGGAATCCACCAAATCGGCTAGAAAG ACCCTATCCTGGTTGAGGAACAATATTGGAGTGGACATTGGCCAGGACTCAAAGCACGGTGAGGATCCGGCTGGTGAAAAGATTGAAGAGCTCTTGGAGCAAGTTGAGGTTTTGTGGGATCTGCTGAAAAGACCCCAGGGGAGCACAGAGACCGACGAAGCCGAGCCAAAGCAGGCCAAACTGACGGGGGAGGAGATGGAAGAGGAGTTGGTTCAGGTGCAGCCTGAGCCCAGCCAGCATCACCAAGCAACAGATCTCCCGAGTGATGTTGGGGAGTATGATTCCGGAATGCTGACGAAATTCTTGGAACGTTTGGAAGAAACAGACAGCCATGGAATGTGGCAG GTTTCTCATGATGCCAAGGATCAGCAACGCTGCATAAATGCCACTGTAGATGAGTCCCCTGAGGTGCACATGGATTTGAACCAAGCAGGAGAGTGCAAAAGACAGCCCTCGTATCATGACCCAGGAACTGCAGAACTAATGAACCTG CTGTCCATTCTCACACTGCGGATCAACCAGCACCTGTCTCGCTGTGCAGAGCTCAGCATGGACATCATGGACATGGAGACGGACATAGCTGTCCGGTGTGAACCTGATTTTGTTGGGCTAGAGGGCCTACAGGAACAACAAGATGATCTGGAG GTTGACTACCATGTTATTGAGGGAGATGTTGAGGAGTTGGAAAGACTGGCCGCTCGGCTGCAGGCTTTACCCCCACCGCGGTCACTGGATCTGGGAGAAGAGGTTCAGGTGACACTTCAGGCCTGGGAGGAAGTTGGCCGCAGCATGGCAGAGAACCGGGGACGCTTGATCAAGTTTAGGCACCTGCGGAACTTTTTTGAGAACTACCTATCAATGAT CGCATGGTCAGAGAAAGCACGTTCCTGCATGTTTTCTGGAGATGCTGCACAGCACCAGTCCAGTGACGAATGTTCAGACATGGACGTTAGTATCGATCTGAAGATGGAGGAGTTTCGGCAGCTTTCTGCAACTGGACAGAGGCTGATTGATGATGGTTATCGCCTGGCTTCAACT AtaagagagagaacagaggagcTACAAAGCATGCTGAGATGGATTCAGGATAATTGGAGGGCCCAGAAATACCAGAAGGACCCGACAAAGAGGACATTAAATCCCAAGGAGAGCAGCCTTCCCTCAACTCCCCAGAAAGACACCCAGGCAACAGCACTAGATTTCCTGTCTTTGAACACAGTGGAAACAACTGTTCATCTCGCAACAGGCCAGCCCACTGCTGAAGGCCCATCAGGACACAAGGAGCAGAGGGGTTCTGCTTTACCAAAACTGTCCAGCCTTCCCTCGAAATCGACAAAATCTTCTCTCGGGAACAGGATCTGCCTTATCTTGAGTTTCGACGAACAGGCTGAAGGCATCAGCCAGGTGCAAAAACCTTCAGAGTCAGGAGAAATCTCCGAGGCCACACACAGG GTTAGCACATATCTTCATGTCACCGACAGTGGTAAAGTATCTGAGGAGGATCCGGCAAAGGACCAATGGCCATCGGtatcatcttcctcctcctcttcatcttcatgctCAGCATCCTCGTCCTCGTCGACCTGCTCCATACCTGAAATCAGTACCATCTTCATCCCCACTCTGTCCAAGATGTCTGCTACCCCTCCAACCCCAAACGATGGAACAAAaagggggcggagtcacagtCTAGCTGATTTGCGCAGAGCTACATCGCCATCCAATGCAGCCGCACGCCGCACCAATACCTGGCCAATGGGAAGGAGTAGAACCACGAGAAGACCAGTCAATGGCGAGCTGCAGGTTTACGTCAAATCAAGCGCTCTGTTAAAGGATGCGGCAGACGCGCTGAAACCAAGCACTGTTTTCAACAACGGCGTCCACAGGCCCACAGAGAATGCGGACGGGCAAGCGAAGAAGCGCTGCTGTTATCTGTCTCTAGGCTCAACTTTGAGTTTCAGCTTGCCCAAAGGTCTGGGACAGGCGGCCAGTTTTCATGGTTATAAAGCTGGCAGCCCCCTgaaggcagaagaagaagaagaagaagaccttACGAACAATGCACTCTTAGAACAACACAGGCCAACAGCCCTGCACACACTCGGTCACGTGTCATCTCAGCCTTCCAGACAAAAGCAGTTTCTTCTAAGCCCTGTGGAGGAAGTGAGGCATGAGACATTGTGGCAAGATCCAGCAGATTTTGCCCGTCAAACCAAGATGGACTGCCAAACTAGCCCTAGCATGGCCCCCACACAGCCAAAGTTCACACCTGCCATTAACTGTATTAATGAAAGTCCTGAAAATGTCCACACTATGAAAGTTGAAGACCTTCCCGGTCAAATCTATACCCATTTGCCTTGTTGCACCATCAGCCTTCCAAACCACACAAGCACCTCAGTACCACAGGCTCACCATAAGTGTCTGAGCATTCACACTAAAGTTAAAGACCTTAATGGCCATATTTATCATCCGCCGAAGAGCACGAAGTTTAATACAACGGATTACCAAGCTGCGTCAGTAAGAGGCTTGTCCATTAACCGGGAGGAATCTGTCGCGATGTCGAGTTTTCATAAGCCGACCCGCGTCATTGTCTGTGCTGATGTGACCTGCGATGTGTGTGCCGGTGGTCATAAGTCGGTGAATTCTAGCACGTTACAGGATGGAGTCCAAAGCAACAGAGTGGAGGACTTCCAGCCAGGCCACTGGGagtttgaagaagaagaagaggagctaAAGGGAATCTGGAACGGCCACGGGGCTCAGAATGATGGCCTGGATATTTGTCCCAAAAACATGACCCAGTTCACTCAAGAAATGCCAAGCCGTGGTATAGGAGACACGCCCAAAGAGCCATCGCTTCAACATCCACATCCCAAATCCACGTATTCAGGAACCGAGGGAAGGTCAGACATCTTCACCTCGAACGAAAGGCTGGGCTCAGGAGCTTCAGCAGAGAACCAGGCAACATGGCGTCAGACCAGCGGGTGCTCCTCAGCAGAGTTCACAG GAGCCAGGAGTCGCCTTGTCCAAGAGGAGCCGGTGGTTTTCACTCTCAGTCTCAATGTGTAA